One Stratiformator vulcanicus genomic window, AAACGGACATTATATCAAATGGGGATGTCGCCGTAGGCGTGGACGCGATCGCAAATCTCGGTGAGGATTGCATCGAGATCGCTACTTGCGGCCTGAAAGCTGTCGGCATCAATTGTGAGCGGCGCCCCCAAAACGACCAGCGGCGCGCCATACTCCGGCGTGCGGATTGAGTCTTCCAGCGACAAGCCGCCGACGGCTTGCACGGGGACATCGACCGCATCGACGACCTGTTTTAGCTGGTCAAGTGGCGACGGCATTCGTTCCCCACGATCGCGGTATTCGTTGCGTTCATCATAGCCGATGTGATGGATTACGAAGTCACAGCCGAGATCGGCCAGCAGTTTCGCGCCATCGACCATGCTCTCGCAGCCGAGGTTATCTCCCATCGCCTTAATGCCGTTGTCGTGCGCGGCCTTCACGACGCAGCGGATCGTGGCGGGATGAGAACGGGCCATCACAACCACATGCGTAGCCCCCGCATTGGCCATCATTTCGGCCTCCAGGTAACCGCCGTCCATCGTTTTCAGATCGGCCACAATCGGGTGTTCCGGGAACCGCTCTCGAAGCGCCCGCACCCCGTGAAGCCCTTCGGCGAGAATTAAAGGCGTGCCCGCTTCAAGCCAGTCGACACCGCACCGGACCGCCTGCTCGGCAAGATCGAGCGCTTCGGCTGAAGAGGTGACATCGAGTGAAATTTGTACGATCGGTTTCATTGAGTCTTTAAGTTGTGGAATTAGCGGCTCGTATTGAGTGCTGGGAGTCCGGCATCGACATCGGCCAGCCATCGCAGCAGTTTCATTCGCAATCGCTCAGTCCGGCTCGCTTCCGAACTGCTTAAATTTTCTTGTTCGCTCAAGTCGGCTTCCAGGTTGAACAATTCGTCGCGTCTGTTGGTGAAGTAGTGGAGTAATTTCCAATTGCCTTCACGGATCGCCGCGACGGGCGAGGTCGTTGCGTAATAGTGCGGGTAATGCCAATAGAGAGTGCGCTTCGGGGGAGACAGCCCGTTCCCGGTCATGAGTCCGGCCAAGTCGACACCGTCGCCCGGAAGGTGGTCCTGCATCTTGGTATCGAACCCGGTGAGGGACAGCAGGGTCGGATAGAGATCAGTTAAGACCACCGGAGTTTCGCAGCGGCCAGCCTTAATGTCGGGGCCGCGAACGATCAGCGGGACGCGAATCCCACCTTCATAGCAGGAGCCCTTACCCGAACGGAGCGGGGCGTTCGTGGTGACCTGCCCTTGATCTTCCCAGTCGCCGATAAAGCCGCCGTTGTCGGAAGCGAACACGACCAGCGTGTTGTCTTGAATCTCGAGTTGCTCAAGAACGTCCAGCACTCGCCCCACATTCTCGTCAAGGCTTGCGATCATCGCGGCGTAAGTCGGATTAAGATCGACGCCGAGCCTGGTCGCCTTACGGCGATACTTCTCCGCAGCATCTGCCTTGGCCTCGATCGGCAGGTGCGGCGTGTGAAACCACAACTGCAGATAGAAAGGCTCGGGGCGTTTTGAAACCTCTTCGATCAGTCCGATCGCTTCATCTGTCAGGCGATCTGTTAAATAGTCGCCCGGCTTGCCCAGCCCCAGGCCCGGCACGTACCTGCGACCGTCTTTCCTTTGCCCCGCGAAGGGACGGAAGAACGTGGTCGGAGCGCCCCAGATCGTGCCGCCGATATTAACGTCGAACCCGTGATTTTCGGGGAAGTTCCTGGCGTCGCCGAGGTGCCACTTCCCGACGTGTAACGTCGAGTAGCCTGCCGCTTGCAAGCGTTCCGCCAGCGTGTCGAGTTCTGCGGGGAGATCCTTCCGGGTCACCGGCGGGATCATCGTGCGACGCATGTACGCGGGTGGGTCGCCGGCGGCCTCACGCCAGATGGTCATGCCGAGCCGCGCGGGCGAGCGTCCGGTCAGCACCGCCGCACGTGTCGGCGTGCAGACGGGGGAGGGGGCGTACGCCTGGCGGAACAGCAGCCCCTCGTCAGCCAGCCGATCGATCCGCGGCGTCTCGTGGAACTCATTCCCGTAACAGGCGAGGTCAGACCACCCGAGGTCATCGGCGAGGAGCACAACAATGTTCGGGCGATCGGCGGCCAGAGTTGTCAGGCCGATCGACAAAGTCAGGCAGAAAACGATCGCCCGCGTAATGATTGCGATCTGCTCCCGATTCCGGGCATGTGCCTCCACGGTCTATCCCTCTCGCCGACACTGGTTCAAATCCTCGCATAGCCTAAGTCTGATGCGACGGAAAGAAAATCCTTGCCGGTTCGAAGAGGTCGCCCAATAGCAAAAGGGCCTCTCCCCCGCGGGGTGAGGCCCTTGCCGCTCTAAAGCGAAGGCTTGTCACGCTACATCCCGGCCTAGAGGCTGCCGTCGTTCTCCGCGACCGTGACGGCCTGGGCCGCCGGGCCTGTTTCGATTACCGAACTCGCGACTTGGCGGGTCCAGCGGTCGAACTCCAACTCATAGTAGGCCGAGGTCTGATTGTCGAGGACAATCAGAGTCACCGTTCGATTCGTTTCCGCCATCGCGAAGCCGACGTCGGCCTTCGTCGCGATGCGCAGGTCATTGATCCCGAGAATATAGGTCCCGACCTCGATGCCCATCTCCTCCGCAATGGAGCCGGGAACGACCGACGTCACGTAGATCCCATAACTCTCCACCGGTTCGCCGAAGATGCCTAACTTCGGACCCCGAGCCGCTGCGTCGGTCAGCGGTGCCGGAGGATGCGGCGGGCAAACGACGTGCGGGGGACAGGGCGGCTTGATCTCCGGAAGACAGGGCTCGGGCGGACAAATCGGCCTCGGAGGACAGATCACTTTCGGAGGACAAGGCTCAACCGGCGGGTAAATCACCGGCGGGCGGATCGGCGGGAGAATGATCTTCGGAGGGCAGGGCCGAACCGGCGGGTGAATGACCGGCGGGCGAACGGGCGGAAGAATGATCTTGGGCGGGCAGGGCTTCACGACTGGCGGATGAATGATCTGCGGGGGATGAATCGGCTCGATCCTGCGCTGCCCGCCGCCAATTCCGATTTGAAACCCCCCGCCACGTTTGTTTCCGATCCCGATTCGAATACCGCCCTGATTGCCGAAGCGGTTTCCCGCGACCGCAGCCGCCGATTTGAACCCGCCCTGACTAATGCCCCGAACCCAAGGCGGAGCCGCCTCTGCCGTGGCAACTCCCATCGCCGCAAATCCGATCAGCGACACCAAACCCAAAAAGACCTTGCTCGTTCGCCCCACTCTAGTCATCTGTCTTCCCCGTCTTGAGAAACGTGTGTGTTGATGAATGAGTCGAGAAGCGACGCCTGTGCCGAACTCTTGCCGCCCCCGCAAAAATCGACGTAATGCACTTCAAAATAAAGGCTTACAACACATCTCTCTCGACACGCCAGAAAACGACCCCGAGTCGCCTCTGTTATCAATAAGGTGTCACCATCGAATCATATTGTTGTTATTTCGCCCTTTCAACAATCCGATCGATGTCACACTGAAGCACTCGTTTGGACCGCGATTTTCGTGATTCGTGTCGTCCCGCGAGACCCATTTGGTAGGCTGACGCGTTGGAGTTCGTGTCCGCTCATCCACGCGAGGAAGTCAGCGATGGCTCACACGCCCGGCTTGAAGACCAACGATCAAGACCTGCTTAAGGACCTTGACGCCTTCCGGATCGATTCCGGCGATCCGGTCCTCTCATTCGAACGCCGGCTGGCCAGAGAGAACGGCTGGACGGTGCGCTTCGCTCGCCGCGTCGTCCGGGAATACAAGCGGTTTGCCTTTTTGGCGATGCACGCCGGGCATTCTGTGACGCCTTCTGAGGAGGTCGATCAGGCTTGGCATCTGCACCTGACATATTCGCGTTCTTATTGGGAGCGATTCTGCCCATTGCTCGGCGGTCCGCTGCACCATTGCCCGACCCAGGGCGGGCCGGCCGAAGGACGAAAGTTCTTCGAGCAATATGAGCGGACGCTCGCCTCATATCGCGATGTCTTCGGCGAAGAACCCCCGAGCGATGTGTGGCCGCCGCCGACCGAACGATTCCAGAATGCGGGAGCCGGGTTATGGGTCGATCAATCGCAATATTGGACGATCCGCAAGCCGCGCTGGTGGAGCCGTCGGCGAGGCGTCTCGACGTCCGCCGGTCTCGCGCTGCTGCTCGTGCCCGCCGCGGCGGTGTGGAATCCGTTCGACCTCAACGCGATCGAGTTCCTAACGTTTTACGGCACTCTAATGATCTCAGGGGCCTTGATCGCACTGATCCTCAAATTCTCGAATGCTTCGACCGGAGAACTGGAGGATTGGCCGCAACAGCAAGACACGTTCGAGGCCGCCTGCTTGGCGAACGGCCCCGACGGCGCGGCGGCTGCCGCATTGGCCGGGCTGATCCAGAATGGGTCCCTCACACTTGAGCGAGTGTCCCATCCGGGCCTCGGCGGGATGTTCGGGAAGAAGCTGAACCATATAAAAGTCGCCGGCGACCTGCCCCCGGACGCCTCGTCGATCGAAAGAGATATCTATGCAGCCAGTGCGGTATCGGAAGGGGGAGTCGATTTGAAAACGGTCTTTCACGCCGGCAAGTCTCGTGGCCGGAATATCGAGACCGATTTGCAAGAGGCTGGACTCGTCCACCCCGATCCGAATGCGAGTGCGTTTCGACGGGCGTTGCCGGCGGGCCTAATGACCGTGGTGACAGTGATTGGCGGAATGCGAATTCTGGTCGGGCTCAACCGAGAAGAACCGGTCGGAGCGATCACCGTCCTGACAATTATCTCTCTGATTGTCACGATCGCCCTCGCCGCACGCGGCTATCAGACGGCAAGAGGGAATCGCCAGTTGAATCGCCTGAGACTGCAAGCCACTGACCTGAAGTCCGCCTGCCGTAACGCGATCGATCAGCGTTCCGGACGTGACGTCGCCCTCGCGACGGGTCTGTTCGGAGTTGGCATTCTCAGCACCACCAATCTGAGTGACGTTTCCGACGCAATGACGGCGGACCAACTCATCCGCTCGAGCGGTTACGGAACGGACGCCGGTGGCGGATGCGGCGATGGAGGATGCGGCGGTGGAGGTTGTGGCGGTGGAGGTTGTGGCGGGTGCGGGGGCTGTGGTGGCTGCGGCGGGTAACGAGAGTGTCGACCCGCGCGGTTGCGATCACGTCTCCGTCTGAGGTCGCCGCTTCGGGGTGGTCGAGCGGGCGAAAATCTCCTCACCGACGACACCCAGGCTGAACACGCCCGTTGCGACTCCGGCACCGATGGGACCGCCCACGACGCATCCGACACCGGCGGCCGTGACGAAGCCGGCTCCCCGTCCGGCGAGCGTCGCTCGCTGTGGGCTCAGGCCGTTCGCTTCGCCCAGCTTTTCGGTTGCCAGTTGCGTCGCGTCAGCCGCCCAGTTCCAAGGAGAGGCGATCGACTTCGTGACCGCCTTGACCGCCGATTTGCGAAGGACCGTTCCAGCAACGCCACGGAGCGTCATCCGCATGACAGGCCCCGCTGTCCGCCGAACCTGTTCCGAACGAGCACTGCCCGAGACGCACCAATTCGCGAAGTGCTCGCAGTTGTTCCAGACCAGACAGTAGCCGGCTTCGCCCACGCGAGAGCGAGCTCGGCGGAGAATTTCCTCCCGGTCGACCGGGCCGTCATGCCTCACCACCAAGATTTTGTCGACCGGGCCGAACCGCTCCAGAGCGACTTCGCGGATGACCGCTTTGAACTTGGTACGCACGGACGAATCGAAATGGACGACCTGCCCGTCGCCGACGTAAATGCCGTGGTGGGTGTAACCTCCGGCGAGCCGCGTCGAGGCAAGGTGGTCGCCCGGCTCGAAGCGATCATCGGTTGAGGCTTTCGGATCGTTCACGACTGCGGCTCCGCGGGTGGTAATGACTTAGACTCGCATTCTACGTCTGAAGTGGGATCAGCCAAGGTGTTTGCTTCGAAGGAGGCTGTTAGTTCCTGTCGACTTTGAACCTGCTGCTTCCGCAGGCGGATCATTCCGGCAATCACACAAACCGCAATTCCGCCGAGGAATCCGACGGTATAGCTGGTGTTGTGGGCCGTCCAGACGGCTTCAATTTCGTTGCCCAATCTTGAATAAGAGAGAGAACCCATCGTCGCCGCGGCGATCGCCGACGTACCGAACAGCCCGGCAACCAACGGCAGAACGTTGCGCAGCGAGAGTTTCGGCCACGGTCCGACCCGGGCAGAAATCGCCAGCGGCACGCCGAGCATCAATCCGACCCACCATGTCGCCGCCGTGCCCCAGGCAAGAGCCACGATGTTAGGATTTCGCGATTCAACCAGCACCGGGTGATAGGGTGGGAAGAAATAGTCGATCGCGATCCGAGCCGTGACCATGTCATGCGCGACGCCATAGGTCATCGCGGCGAGGACCGCAAACAGGACGATGCCGTACGATTGAAATCGATCGGAATTGAAGAACTTCGACATTGATCGCGTCACCCGTTTAGCCGCGCCCGACAGGAAGCGTGCGACCATAATATAACGGCGCGCCCCCTCTCGGTCGTGGCTAAACACGAATGCGATTTGCCCGCTGACTTAAATCATCCCGCGGCGCTGTAATTCGGTAACGACCGTCGAAATGACTTCGGCGATCTCTGCGATGTCGCTCTCCGCCGCATCGCCGACGGGACAGCCGCCGACCGGTTCGTTGGTGAAACCGTGTTCGGCGAGCAGACATTGCAACGTTTTCCGCAACACTTCGAGATCTGCCGCTTGGGTCTCGGACTGCGGCATCCGCCCTTTGCCCATCTGAAATCCGCGGAGTTCAATTGCGGCGCGGATGCCGTTAGGGAACTCGGCGTGATAAACGATCGCGTCGAACAGCCGAACGATATCGTACTGCAACCGACGGGCGTCTTCGATTTGATGCGATTGCGTCAGGTCGAACAGCCGGGTGACAAGTTCAGGCACGATACCCGCCGAGGCGTTTGTGCCGCCGTCGGCCCCTGCAAGCAGCATCGGCATTAAGGCGGCATCCCAACCGGTGAGAAAAGAAAACTCGGGCCGGTTCGGGCGGACCGCATCGATCATGCGAATCATGTGCGGCAGATCGCCGGAGCTGTCTTTAATGCCGATAATACGCGGACAGTCTTCGCTTAATCGCCGCACGGTCGTCACGTCGATCGGCGACGCGAACATCGGAATGTTATAGAGCGTCACGTCGATCGGGGAATTGTTCGCGATCTCGGCGAAATAGGCGTAAACGCTCTCCGGACCGAGCTTGTAATAGAAGGGGGCGACGATCGCGACTGCCGCCACGCCGAGTTCGGCCGCGTGCTCGCACGCTTTCAGTGTCTCTTTCACATTGGCCTCAGCCGCGCCGGCGAGAATCGGCACGCGTCCCGCCGTCTGATCGGCCACCATTTCGGCAATACGTTTGCGCTCCTCGACCGTAAAGCGAGTGAACTCGCCCGTCGAGCCGTTGGGGTACAATCCATGCACCCCTTTGGCGATCAGCCAATCAATATAGCGACGGGTCTCGGCTTCGTTGACATCGCCGTGCCCGTCATAGCAGACCATATTGGGGACAAAGATGCCGGACAGTTTAGCGGTGGTCATGGCGAGCTGAGTGACACGAAGGGGCGATTGAGGGTTTGACCTTAGTTTAGCCGCGACCGCGAGGGAGCGCTCTTGTTTATACCCCGTATCAAACCGACTTCCGACCGAACACACGGATTGTAAGGAATATCGTGGCGAAACCGATCGGCAGGAGCAGCCAGGGCGAGACGCCGAAGCCGCTGGGGACATAACCGCACACCAGGGAGATCACCGCGACCGTCACCGCATAGGGAGCCTGAGTGATCACATGACGCAAGTGATCGCAACCCGAAGCAGCGGATGAGAGGACCGTGGTATCGGAGATCGGCGAGCAATGGTCACCGAAGATCGCCCCGGCGAGAACCGCGCCCACCGTGCCGAGTTGCACGGCAGAGAACGGCTCCGGCACGCCTCCATTCAGATCCGCGGCGATGGCCATCAAACTCGGGATTAAGAGCGCCATGGTCGTCCAACTGCTGCCGATACAGAGCGCAACGACTGCCGCCAACACAAACGCGATGGCAGGAAGCATCGCCGGCGATACGATCCCCGTGGCGAGTCCACTTAAGTACGTGGCGGTTCCGAGATGATCCGCATCGCATATTGTCGCGATCGCCCAGGCGAGGATCAATACCGTCACAGCTTCGACCATACTTTTCACGCCTGTCAGCCAACCGGCGACGAGTTCGGCCAGCGATGTGCTGCGCGTTGCAACACCCATTAAAACGGCAATGGCCGATGCCGCGGCCGACGCCAACAGCAGCATCCGCGTGGAGTCGGAGCGATCGAGAATATTTTGGACGGTATACTCGACCGGCTTCGCTTCGAAAGATGAATCTATATTTTCTGCGGCAATACTCGAAGTGCCGGCCCAGATCATTCCGGCGGTGAGCGAGATTAGAAGCACGGCTAGTGGGACGGCCGCATTCCAGATGTTCGGTCGCGCCTCGTTTGCATTGTGCTCGACGGAGGGATCAGTAGTCGCAGCCGGGGCTTCTTCAATATCGCGAGCACGAGCTTCCGCCTCTCGCATCGGACCGAAATCGCGGCCCGTCCAACCAATTAAGAACACGAAGGCGATGAGATAGAGCGGATAGAAGCGATACGGCAGAGTGGCCAGGAAGATCGCGTAGGCGGAGTCTGGATTTAGCCCGGCCTCCTTGCATCCCTCGCCGATATAACCGATCTCCACGCCGACCCACGTCGACACAATTGCGAGCCCCGCGATCGGGGCAGCCGTGGCATCGACGAGAAACGCCAGCTTCTCACGCGAGATCTTTAGTCGATCGGTCAGTGGCCGCATCGTGCCGCCGACGAGAATCGTGTTCGCATAATCGTCGAAAAAGATCAGAAAGCCGGTAGCCGCCGTTAAGACCTGCCCGCGCTCGCGCGTCGTGGCAAATTTCAGCAGCGGCTGAATTAAGCCCGCCGCACCACCGCTCCGAACCAGCACGCCGACCAGACCGCCGAGGAAAAAGGTCATTAAAATGACCTGCATATAAAACGGATCGGCCGCGGAACCATCGACCGGCACGAGAGCCCCGACAATATAGGTGTCGACCGTGCGCACCGCCGCGGTAAAAGGTTGCCAATCTGCAAGTGGCAACGCCCCGGCGAAGATCGCACCGACAAGGGCAACAATCACCTGCCGCGTCGCAATTGCCAGAATTACCGCCACGATAGCGGGCAGCAGGGAGAGCCAACCGTAATCGGAGATCGCGACCTCTGAGCCATCGGCCGCATTGGCGACCGCCGCATTAAGAATGAGGGCACAGAGCCCGATGAGACAGCTGAGTGAGTTTTTCAAACGATCGACCCGGACGGAAGCGTCAGCGTGAACTCCGTCTCATTCGATTCTTCCAAATATCGAATCGCCCCACCCGCCATCTCCGCGATCCGCCAGGCCTTCGGTAGTCCGAAGCCCAAGCCGCGTCCCGCCTGCCGGCCGGAGAAGAAGGGGTCGAACAGGTGTCGGCGTTCGACGTCGGTAAATCCGGTGCCGTTGTCTGCCACTTGAATCTGCGTCGTTGCGCGGTCGTCTTTCTCAACTGAAGTTGCAGCGACTTTAATCGCTCCATTCTCAACGGCGGCATTAATCGCATTCTCAATTAAAGCGGTAATGGCGACCCCGATTTGATTTCGATCCGCAAAGATTGAAATTGATTCTTCGCATTGAATCGAGATGGTGCAGGGGACCGCCGCCGCGCTCTCTTGCAGTGGCGGCAGAAGTTCTTGAAGCAGGGAGGCGAGTGGAAAGACCGTGGGTTCCGGCTGCGGCGGACGGGCGAAGAGCATCGCGTCGCCGATCATATCGCGGATGCGATAAGCCTGCGCACCGATCGTGGCGAGCGATCGCTTTCGTTCCGGATCGGTTTCATCCGCCAACAGCATCCGTGCTCGACCGGCAATCGTCGCGGCGGGGTTGTTAATCTCATGCCCCGCGCCCGCGGAGAACTCCGCCATCGCTTCGAGCTTCTCTTCGAGCAGGCGACGCTCGAACTCCTCAACCGACGGCCGGCGATCAAGTTCCATTGCCTGTGCGAGCAGCCGCTCGATCAGCATCCGCTCCGGTTGCTCCAGACTGACGGCTGGGTCGAACGCGAGTCGCCATTCGCCGCCGGGTGTTTGGAGAGCGATCTCCGATTGCAGGTCGTTCCGCTCGACCTCGTAACCGGCCACGAAGCACGCACGGCCTTCCACCGCCACGACCGCCCGTGCCGATCGACCCGATCGCGACGCCTCGGCCAGCGTGACCCGATTTGCTGCGAACGCCTCGCGCAACGTTTCTGCTAGTTTCGGAAGGAACTGCTCCGTCGACCGGATCGGCAGCAAACCGAGCAGTGCTCGGGTTGCATCCCCACGGGTTTCGGGTCGCGGCTCGGTCGACACGGGCCAGTTTCTCAAGGCTCAATCAATGGGAAAAGCCCACGGGTCACAACCCGTGGGCTTTGGATTTCATCGCAATGACGCGTCCCGCTCAAGCCGAGACGGTTTCCATGTCGAGTTGGCGGCAAACGCGGCCGAGCAATGTTTCAACTTCGAACGGCTTTTGCAGGAACTCATTCGCTCCGGATGCTTTGAGTTCGTCGATCTTGTCCCGCTCGACCATCCCGCTGATGCAAATGATCTTCACGTCATCGAGGCTCGAATCGCTGCGGACCCGCTGGCAGACCTCTTTGCCGTTGATGTCCGGCAGCATCACGTCCAGCACAATGATGTCCGGATGATACTCCTTGACCATCATGCCGGCGTCAAAGCCGTTGTTCGCGGTGCGGATTTCGAACCGGCCGTCCGCGTCGAGCACGTCGGTGATCAGGTCGACCAGTTCCGGATCGTCATCCACGATCAAGGCCTTGCGGCGACCGCTTTCGAGGGCATCGGTCGGGATGCCGTTGTCCTTCATGAACTTGAACAGCACATCGCGCGGGATGCGGCGGAACCGCGACCCCGGAACCCGGAAGCCCTTGAGCTGACCGGAGTCGAAGCAACGAATAATTGTCTGTTGGCTGACCTTGCAAATCTTGGCGGCCTCGCCGGTGGTGAAGACGGTCTTCATGGCACTCCATCGGTCCTAATTCTGGGCCCTGCCCGTCAACAAGTTGAACGGGCTGCGGGGAAAGTTCCCCGATCGGAAGACTCCTCCTTGACGGGCGACCGCCACCATGCGGCCCGCCGTTCCGATCACCGAAGCCTGCGAACAACGCCGACTCCGTGAAGGTGGGATAATTGAATCGGGTTTGAGGGTCAATAAGACTTTACCCGATTTATCATTCATACCGATTGTATCTATTCCCCGGCGTTGCAAAAACTTCAACAAGCGGCCGCAACCGCCTCATCCTCGCAAAGCCAGTTTTCGCAGAGAGTTACGCGAACTACGGCCCTCACGATTTCCGATCGGTCGACAGGAGGTCACGTCGTCGCACGCGACGGCTCCCGCAAATAAAGCATCAGCACGGCCAAATCGGCGGGCGTGATCCCGCTGACTCGACCCGCCTGACCGACGCTCGCCGGAGCGACGCGAGCCAGCTTCTCGCGGGCTTCGTGCCGGAGCTGCGTCACCGCCGCGTAGTTGAAGCTCGGCGGGATGCGAACGTTGTCGATCTTCCGCAACTTCTCGATGTCGGCCTGCTGCCGCTTGATGTAACCAGCGTACTTCACGTCGGTGACGAATTGCTCCACGGCCCGAGCGGGCAGCCGGAGTTCGCCCAATCCTGGGTCCCGATTGAGTAACTCCTCCCATGTGACGTCGGGCCGCCTTAGCAGTTCCTCCAGCGTGTGGCCCTGATGCCGGTGCTCTCGGAGGTATTTTTCACCCCGCCCGATCTGGGCCTCGTGCTGCTCCAACTGGCGGACTCGCTCGCCATCGACGATACCCGCCTCGTGGGCGAGCGGGGTCAGCCGGCGGTCAGCGTTGTCATGCCGCAAAAGGAGCCGATACTCCGCCCGGCTCGTAAACATGCGATAGGGCTCATCGGTCCCCTTTGTGACGAGATCGTCGATCAGCACGCCGATGTAGGCTTGAGAGCGATCGACCACGAATGGCTCCCGCCCCGCGACCTTGAGCGCCGCATTCGCTCCGGCGATCAGTCCCTGTGCCGCGGCCTCTTCATATCCGGTGGTTCCGTTGATCTGTCCGGCAAAGTAGAGCCCGTCGACGCGCTTCGTCTCCAATGTCGCAAACAACTGCGTCGGCGGGGCGAAGTCGTACTCCACGGCGTACCCGTACCGCATGATCTCCGCCCGCTCCAACCCGCGGATCGACCGCACCATCACGTCCTGCACATCTCGCGGCAGGCTTGTCGAGATGCCGTTGCAGTAGAACTCGAGCGTGTTCCGGCCCTCCGGCTCCAGGAAGATCTGGTGCGAGCCTTTGTCGGCAAAGCGGACGACTTTGTCTTCGATCGACGGGCAATACCGCGGCCCGGTCGAATTGATCTGCCCGGAATACATCGGGGCTCGCTCCAAATTCGCACGGATGACATCATGGACCCCCTCATTGGTTGCGGTCAGCCAGCAATCCATCTGCGGCTGCGTGATCGCCTCGGTCAAAAAGGAAAAGGCCCGCGGGTCTTCATCCCCCGGCTGCCGCTCCAATGAGGAGAAATCGATCGTTCGCCCGTTGATCCGGCAGGGCGTCCCCGTCTTGAATCGCTCCAGCTCGAAGCCCAATTCTCTCAGCGCGCCAGATAACCCTTTCGTTGTCCCTTCGCCAGCCCGACCGCCTTCGGCCTTCGCCTCCCCCGTATGCATGATCGCCTGCAGAAAGGTGCCGGTGGTGACCACCACGGCTTTCGCGTGGTATTCGGCGTTGCCTTTGACACGGACGCCTTTGATTTTGGGGCGAGAGTCTGGAGGCGAGTGTCCAGTGCTCTTGTCCGCTTTCGGCTCTCCGCTTTCCGCTTTCGCGATCTCCGGTCGCTGACGCTCTCGGCTCGCCTGATTTCCCTCTGGCCTCTCGTCTCTCGACTCTCGACTCTCAACGATCAGTCCCTCAACCGTCTCCTGCCGGAGCGTGAGGTTCTCGTATTCCTCGGCGCGGAGCTTCATCCAGAATTGATAGGCTTTCTTGTCAGCTTGGGCGCGAGGGCTGTGCATCGCGGGGCCTTTGCCGCGGTTGAGCATGCGAAACTGGATGCCCGTCGCGTCGATCGCGCGGCCCATCTCCCCGCCGAGGGCGTCGACCTCGCGCACGATCTGCCCCTTCGCCACGCCCCCGATCGCGGGGTTGCAGCTCATCGCCCCGACCTGGTCGACGTTCATGGTCAACAGCGCCGTCTTCGCCCCCGCCCGCGCCGCCGCGAACGCCGCCTCCGTCCCGGCATGCCCGGCTCCAATGACCACAACGTCGTAGGTGTAAATGCTTCGCATTTGGTTGAGAGTTTGGGGATGAGAGTTGAGAGTCGCACGATTTTAAGTCTGCACGACATCGTACGCGTCAGGCTGTTCGGTTTGCAGTGACATCGCCTCCCTCTGACCTCTCGTCGCTCAACTCTCAACCGGCTGAGCAACGCTCAGCCCACTCTTGCGACAGCGGATGGACAGCGCATACTCAAAGCGATCCACTCATTCCAAAGGAGGCTTCTACGATGTCCGAAGTTCGCACCGCTGCTGTCACGCTCAAAGGTAACCCCATCGATTTGGTCGGTCCCGAGTTGAAACCGGGGGACAAGGCTCCTGATTTCACGCTGCAAAACACCTCACTGGAGGAAGTCTCGCTCGCCGACACGGCGGGCAAAACTCGG contains:
- a CDS encoding orotidine 5'-phosphate decarboxylase / HUMPS family protein, encoding MKPIVQISLDVTSSAEALDLAEQAVRCGVDWLEAGTPLILAEGLHGVRALRERFPEHPIVADLKTMDGGYLEAEMMANAGATHVVVMARSHPATIRCVVKAAHDNGIKAMGDNLGCESMVDGAKLLADLGCDFVIHHIGYDERNEYRDRGERMPSPLDQLKQVVDAVDVPVQAVGGLSLEDSIRTPEYGAPLVVLGAPLTIDADSFQAASSDLDAILTEICDRVHAYGDIPI
- a CDS encoding sulfatase, whose amino-acid sequence is MEAHARNREQIAIITRAIVFCLTLSIGLTTLAADRPNIVVLLADDLGWSDLACYGNEFHETPRIDRLADEGLLFRQAYAPSPVCTPTRAAVLTGRSPARLGMTIWREAAGDPPAYMRRTMIPPVTRKDLPAELDTLAERLQAAGYSTLHVGKWHLGDARNFPENHGFDVNIGGTIWGAPTTFFRPFAGQRKDGRRYVPGLGLGKPGDYLTDRLTDEAIGLIEEVSKRPEPFYLQLWFHTPHLPIEAKADAAEKYRRKATRLGVDLNPTYAAMIASLDENVGRVLDVLEQLEIQDNTLVVFASDNGGFIGDWEDQGQVTTNAPLRSGKGSCYEGGIRVPLIVRGPDIKAGRCETPVVLTDLYPTLLSLTGFDTKMQDHLPGDGVDLAGLMTGNGLSPPKRTLYWHYPHYYATTSPVAAIREGNWKLLHYFTNRRDELFNLEADLSEQENLSSSEASRTERLRMKLLRWLADVDAGLPALNTSR
- a CDS encoding PDZ domain-containing protein; translated protein: MGVATAEAAPPWVRGISQGGFKSAAAVAGNRFGNQGGIRIGIGNKRGGGFQIGIGGGQRRIEPIHPPQIIHPPVVKPCPPKIILPPVRPPVIHPPVRPCPPKIILPPIRPPVIYPPVEPCPPKVICPPRPICPPEPCLPEIKPPCPPHVVCPPHPPAPLTDAAARGPKLGIFGEPVESYGIYVTSVVPGSIAEEMGIEVGTYILGINDLRIATKADVGFAMAETNRTVTLIVLDNQTSAYYELEFDRWTRQVASSVIETGPAAQAVTVAENDGSL
- a CDS encoding TIGR04222 domain-containing membrane protein; this translates as MAHTPGLKTNDQDLLKDLDAFRIDSGDPVLSFERRLARENGWTVRFARRVVREYKRFAFLAMHAGHSVTPSEEVDQAWHLHLTYSRSYWERFCPLLGGPLHHCPTQGGPAEGRKFFEQYERTLASYRDVFGEEPPSDVWPPPTERFQNAGAGLWVDQSQYWTIRKPRWWSRRRGVSTSAGLALLLVPAAAVWNPFDLNAIEFLTFYGTLMISGALIALILKFSNASTGELEDWPQQQDTFEAACLANGPDGAAAAALAGLIQNGSLTLERVSHPGLGGMFGKKLNHIKVAGDLPPDASSIERDIYAASAVSEGGVDLKTVFHAGKSRGRNIETDLQEAGLVHPDPNASAFRRALPAGLMTVVTVIGGMRILVGLNREEPVGAITVLTIISLIVTIALAARGYQTARGNRQLNRLRLQATDLKSACRNAIDQRSGRDVALATGLFGVGILSTTNLSDVSDAMTADQLIRSSGYGTDAGGGCGDGGCGGGGCGGGGCGGCGGCGGCGG
- a CDS encoding lecithin retinol acyltransferase family protein; translation: MNDPKASTDDRFEPGDHLASTRLAGGYTHHGIYVGDGQVVHFDSSVRTKFKAVIREVALERFGPVDKILVVRHDGPVDREEILRRARSRVGEAGYCLVWNNCEHFANWCVSGSARSEQVRRTAGPVMRMTLRGVAGTVLRKSAVKAVTKSIASPWNWAADATQLATEKLGEANGLSPQRATLAGRGAGFVTAAGVGCVVGGPIGAGVATGVFSLGVVGEEIFARSTTPKRRPQTET